One window of the Triticum dicoccoides isolate Atlit2015 ecotype Zavitan chromosome 3B, WEW_v2.0, whole genome shotgun sequence genome contains the following:
- the LOC119278317 gene encoding 2-hydroxyacyl-CoA lyase, protein MASDSAARVDGSALAGRALAAAGARHMFGVVGIPVTSLASRAAAAGCRFLAFRNEQSAGYAAAAYGFLTGRPGLLLTVSGPGCVHGLAGLSHATANAWPLLMVSGSCDQRDAGRGDFQELDQIAATRPFAKLAVKAADIADIPRLVFQALAATVAGRPGGCYLDIPSDVLHQTLAESDAASLIAEAAAAAGSADPSPPKHKSLDQGIVEAAELLRRAERPLIVIGKGAAYARAEVAIQKLVDTTGIPFLPTPMGKGVVPDVHPLSSTAARSLAIGQCDVALVVGARLNWLLHFGEPPKWSKDVKFILVDVSEDEIELRKPQVGLVGDAKKVVELLNREIKDQPFCLARSHPWVDAITKKSKDNVLKMEAQLVKDVVPFNFMTPMRIIRDAILAEGSPAPVVVSEGANTMDVGRAVLVQNEPRTRLDAGTWGTMGVGLGYCVAAAVAEPERLVVAVEGDSGFGFSAMEVETLVRYQLPVVVIVFNNNGVYGGDRRGPDELTGPYKDDPAPTSFVPGAGYHKMMEAFGGKGYLVETPDELKSALSESFRARKPAVINVTIDPYAGAESGRMQHKN, encoded by the exons ATGGCGTCCGACTCCGCCGCGAGGGTCGACGGCAGCGCGCTCGCAGGTCGCGCCCTGGCGGCCGCGGGGGCGCGGCACATGTTCGGGGtggtgggcatcccggtgacctccctggcctcccgcgccgccgccgccgggtgcCGCTTCCTCGCCTTCCGCAACGAGCAGTCCGCGGGGTACGCCGCCGCGGCCTACGGCTTCCTCACGGGCCGCCCCGGCCTGCTCCTCACCGTCTCCGGGCCGGGCTGCGTCCACGGCCTCGCCGGCCTCTCCCACGCCACCGCCAACGCCTGGCCGCTCCTCATGGTCTCCGGCTCCTGCGACCAGCGCGACGCCGGCCGGGGCGACTTCCAGGAGCTCGACCAGATCGCCGCTACCAGGCCCTTCGCCAAGCTCGCCGTCAAGGCCGCCGACATCGCCGACATCCCCCGCCTCGTCTTCCaggccctcgccgccaccgtcgccggCCGCCCCGGCGGGTGCTACCTCGACATCCCCTCCGACGTCCTCCACCAAACCCTCGCCGAATCCGACGCCGCCTCCCTCATAGCAGAGGCCGCGGCCGCGGCCGGTTCCGCCGATCCGTCCCCACCGAAACACAAGTCCCTGGACCAGGGCATCGTGGAGGCGGCCGAGCTGCTCCGGCGCGCGGAACGGCCGCTGATCGTGATCGGGAAGGGCGCGGCGTACGCCCGTGCCGAGGTGgcgatccagaagctggtggacaccaCCGGCATCCCCTTCCTCCCGACTCCCATGGGGAAGGGGGTCGTGCCAGATGTGCACCCACTGTCCTCCACCGCCGCGCGTTCCCTCGCCATTGGGCAGTGCGATGTGGCCCTCGTCGTCGGCGCCAGGCTGAACTGGTTGCTTCACTTTGGTGAGCCTCCCAAGTGGTCCAAGGATGTCAAGTTCATACTTGTGGACGTCTCTGAAGATGAGATTGAGCTTCGGAAGCCGCAGGTTGGTCTGGTTGGGGATGCGAAGAAAGTCGTTGAGCTCCTCAACAGGGAGATCAAGGATCAGCCATTCTGCTTGGCGCGGTCGCACCCATGGGTTGATGCAATCACCAAGAAGAGCAAGGATAATGTGCTAAAGATGGAGGCACAGCTTGTGAAGGATGTTGTGCCGTTCAATTTCATGACAcccatgcggatcattcgcgatgcGATCCTTGCCGAGGGGAGCCCTGCTCCAGTTGTGGTCTCGGAAGGGGCGAATACCATGGATGTTGGCAGGGCTGTGCTTGTGCAGAATGAGCCAAGGACAAGACTGGATGCAGGGACATGGGGGACGATGGGTGTTGGGTTGGGGTACTGTGTTGCGGCAGCAGTGGCTGAGCCAGAGCGGCTCGTAGTTGCTGTGGAGGGCGACTCTGGATTCGGTTTCAGTGCAATGGAGGTTGAG ACTTTAGTGAGGTACCAGCTGCCTGTTGTTGTGATTGTCTTCAACAACAATGGCGTCTACGGTGGTGACAGAAGAGGCCCAGATGAACTAACGGGCCCCTACAAAGATGACCCTGCCCCAACCTCCTTCGTTCCCGGCGCAGGTTACCACAAGATGATGGAAGCCTTCGGAGGAAAAGGCTATCTTGTTGAGACACCGGACGAGCTAAAATCCGCCCTGTCGGAGTCGTTCCGCGCCAGGAAGCCGGCGGTGATCAATGTCACCATCGACCCCTACGCCGGCGCCGAGAGCGGCAGGATGCAGCATAAGAACTGA
- the LOC119282065 gene encoding protein LURP-one-related 11-like, whose amino-acid sequence MAKIQPLPSSSCSTSSSGDHHQNRQAYTVWMKSLVFNGNGCAVYGPDGAVAFRVDNYGCRGGREVLFMDRAGNALIRIRRKGFGMFRRWEVSRCAHNGHEDEEATPWFSVRRAEKGGAAVTMHGGARTCYRIAGCSGARKPEYTVRGVDGAAVAEVARKQTAAGVVLGEDVLTLTVAPEVDQLLVLGLVVVRGLINRSL is encoded by the coding sequence ATGGCCAAGATCCAGCCCCTTCCTTCGTCTTCCTGCTCCACCTCTTCCTCCGGAGATCACCACCAGAACCGTCAAGCGTACACGGTGTGGATGAAGTCGCTGGTGTTCAACGGCAACGGCTGCGCGGTGTACGGCCCCGACGGCGCCGTCGCCTTCCGCGTCGACAACTACGGCTGCAGGGGCGGCCGCGAGGTCCTCTTCATGGACCGCGCCGGCAACGCCCTCATCAGGATCAGGCGCAAGGGCTTCGGCATGTTCAGGAGGTGGGAGGTCTCCCGGTGCGCCCACAACGGCCACGAGGACGAGGAAGCGACGCCGTGGTTCAGCGTGCGACGGGCCGAGAAGGGCGGAGCCGCCGTGACGATGCACGGCGGCGCGAGGACGTGCTACAGGATCGCCGGGTGCTCCGGCGCGCGCAAGCCCGAGTACACAGTCCGCGGCGTCGATGGCGCGGCCGTGGCAGAGGTGGCGCGGAAGCAGACGGCGGCGGGGGTGGTGCTAGGGGAGGACGTGCTGACGCTGACGGTGGCGCCGGAGGTGGATCAGCTGCTCGTCCTGGGCTTGGTCGTAGTGCGTGGCCTCATCAACCGCTCCTTGTGA